GATGCCAGAAATGCCACCGGAGACGGCAAACACCAGCACTTTAAAGGCAGCCGGGTTGTACCCCGAAAAGCGGACCCGGTTTTCATCGTCACGAATGGCCACCAGTAGACGGCCGAAGCGGCCACTGGTGAGCCAGCGGCAGAGTCCATAGACCAGCACCAGGGCCGCCACCGTCACTAGGTAAAAGATGAATTGCATGGCAGCGCTGCCCACCTCCCGACCTAAAAACACGCTGGTGTCGGTTTTGAGGCCGTTGGTACCGTTGATCAGCTTCTGCTGACCATTGAAGAAGTTGAAGAAAACGACCAGGGCCGCCTGGGTCAAAATCGAGAAATACACCCCGCGAATGCGGTTACGGAAGACCAGATAGCCCAAGAGCCCGGCCACAATAGCGGGCACTAAGCCTAAGGCGATCAGGGTAAAGGGTAAGGAGTAGAAGGGCTGCCAAAACCAGGGCAGTTGGGTGACCCCATAGAGTCCAAAAAAGTCTGGTAATTGACCCTCACCTAGGCTATTGAGCTGCAGGTGCATGGCAAAGGCATAGCCGCCCAGGGCGAAGAAGATGCCATGGCCCAAACTCAGCAGCCCGGTGAAACCCCAAATTAAATCGATGCCCAGGGCGACGATGGCCAGGGCCAGGAAGCGCCCCAGCAGCCCTAGGCGAAAGCCGGTGAGCAGCAACGGCATCAGTAAGGCCAGCACCAGAGCGATACTTGCGATCGCACCGAGCTCAATCACCAAGCGACGCTTACGACTGGCACTCACCGAAGGACGCGGTTGCGAAGAGGTGTTTACAGTCATGCTGAGTTATGCCTCCACCGATCGACCTTTCTGAGGGAATAACCCCGCCGGTCGCACCTGTAAAAAGGCAATAATTAGGGCAAACACCATCACCTTAGCCATGCTGGTCGTGGCAAAAAACGTGAAAAAGTCAGTCACCGGCTGTAGGGCTTCATTCCCCGTCAGCAGCAATGCTACGGTGCCCGACCCCACCAGATACGTGACAATGCCGATCAACAGGGCCGCCACGATACTGCCCACCAACTTACCGACGCCACCGACCACCACCACCATGAAGGCATCGACGATGTAATTGCCGCCCAAATTGGGGCCGACAGAGCCCAACAACGTCACCGCACAGCCGGCAATCCCAGCCAGCCCAGAGCCCAGGGCAAAGGTAAGGGCGTCTACCTGCTCGGTAGGAATGCCCAAACAGGCACTCATGGCCCGATTCTGAGTGACAGAACGCATCTTCAAGCCCCAAGTGGTGCCATTGAGAAACCAGTAGACCGCCACCAAACAGAGAATGGTCAAGGCAATGATGAACAGCCGGGCCGACGGGAACTGCAGCGTGGCTCCCAGAGACACACCTCCCCGCAGCCAAGACGGCGGTGTCACATCCACATTGCGGGTACTAAACCAGGCCCGGGTAAAGGTAGGGTTACCAGCCCCCTGGACTACCAATCCAGCCACCAGGGCAATGGCAGCTGATAGTATTGACACCACGGGATTGGCCCAACGAGCAATTCGAGCCCAGTCAGTGTAGCGGCTTAAGATCCAACGTCCCACTCCAAATAGCAGGGCAAAGACACCCAGGCCGATCACCATGGGCCAATTCACGCTGCGCACGAATTGACGCAGAATCAAACTCACACCCCAAGTGGCCAATAGCGTTTCCAGAGGGCGACCGTATAGAAAGCGAATCACACTGCGCTCTAGCAGCAATCCCACCAAGGCCGCCACTAAGAAGGCCAAGGGCAGCGCCACCAAGATATAACTCTCAACGGCCCAGTCTCCCAAGCCATTGGCGCCATTTTGGACCACATAGGTGGTGTAAGCCCCCAGCATCATCAGTTCCCCATGGGCTAGATTAATCACCCCCATCAGGCCAAATACAATGGCCAGCCCTAGGGCTACAATCAACAGCACTGCACCGATGCTGATGCCATTGAATAGGCCGCCAACCAAGCCCTCTAGCAACACATCATCTACCCATGAACAACACAAACGCATCAATCACTCTGGCGCGGCCAACGGCCCAGGCCGAGTTTCAAGCTATCAAGATTAGCAGTCTCAAAGAGTTCAGAGAAAGCATCTCGCCCCCCACCGAGGACCTTAGATCCGTTTACCGCCTGGCTATCAGCAGAGGCTGATCACGGCGAGACTGTTATGGCTCTGCAATCAGCCTCCAGGTGCGGTTGGGGACTAAGCTTCAACTTCGTACTTACCGCCCTTAGCAGGGTCAGACCAGTCGCAGCCGAAGCCTTGGGTTTCAGGAACGTATTGGTTCCAGGGCTGCGGATCAACCGGCCCATCCGTAGACGAGACAATGTCGAATAGACCGTCATCCCGCACCTGCCCAATCCGCACGGTCTTGGAAATGTGGTGATTGGGATTCATGGTAACTGGCCCTTCCGGCGCCGCAAACTCCTGACCGTAGGCGGCTTCTCGCACGGCGGCCAAATCTGTGGTACCGGCAGCTTCGACAGCCTGCTTCCACAGGTAGACCATGATATAGGCCGCTTCCATGGGGTCGTTGGTCACCCGATCATCGCCGTATTCAGCTTTGAAGTCGGCTACCCACTGCTCGTTTTCAGGGGTTTCCACGGTCTGGAAGTAGTTCCAGGCGGCATAGTGGCCGACGAGGAACTCCTTGCCGATCTGGCGCACCTCTTCCTCGGCAATGCTGACAGACATGACCGGATACATGTCGGGGGTCATGCCGGCCCCCTGCAACTGCTTGAAGAAGGCCACGTTGCTGTCGCCGTTGAGGCTGTTGAAGATGACCCCGCCTTCGGGCAAGGCGGCCTTGATCTTGGTGATGATCGGGGTAACTTCGGTGTTGCCCAGGGGCAGATAGTCCTCACCCACCGTGTTGCCGCCCTTGGCCTTGAGTTGCTCTTTGATGATGGTGTTGGCGGTGCGGGGGAAGACGTAGTCAGAGCCGACCAAGAAAAAGTCACTGCCTTTGTTCTCTAGCAGCCAGTCCACGGCAGGCTCAATTTGCTGGTTGGGGGCTGCCCCGGTGTAGAAAATATTCTTGGAGCACTCCTGACCCTCGTACTGCACCGGGTACCACAGCATGTGGTCCTTGGATTCGAACACGGGCAGGACGGCCTTGCGGCTGGCGGAGGTCCAACAGCCGAATACGGTGACCACTTGATCCTGGTCGATTAGCTTCTCGGCCTTCTCGGCGAAGGTGGGCCAATCCGAGGCTCCGTCTTCTAGCACGGCTTCGATCTGTTTGCCCAGGACACCGCCATTGGCGTTGATTTCCTTAATCGCCAGCTGCTCAGCGTCGACCACCGTGGTTTCGCTGATGGCCATGGTGCCACTGAGGGAATGCAAGATGCCTACCTTAATGGTGTCGCCGTCTGCCGCCGCCGTGGGGGCATCTTCTTCACCGCCGGTGCTGTCGGTGGGAGCAGAGCCACAGGCCTTGAGCAGCATCGCCGTTCCTAGGGTCGCCGAGCCGTAGGCCAGAAATTTCCGTCTGCCAAATCGAGTTGTCATGGTACCTTTTCGCTCCTGACTCAACTGCACGCTCGCCATTGGCGACGCACACGAACTCAGCTGAGATATTAGAGTCAGGGGTTTTCACGAAATGTAGCCTGGGATACAAAACTGCCAGTTCCCTCACTTGAAAGCCGACTGCCATGACCTGACAACCTATGGCGGCTATGCTGGGGTTCGGCTCAGACAATGGGCTGCTGCAGGGTTTTCACTGTCAACCCCCTGACCAGCCCCCTTAGACATTTGAGTCGAGTTTTTTGGCCTCGGTCTCGACAAAACCATGACATCCTATGAAGTCGATGATCGTGTCTAATCCCATTTGGGTCTTCAGATTGGTAAACACAAAGGGCTTGTCCCCTCGCATTTTGCGGCTGTCTCGCTCCATGACGCCTAAATCAGCCCCCACCAGGGGGGCCAGGTCAATCTTGTTGATCACTAGTAGATCGGAGCTGGTGATGCCGGGCCCCCCCTTGCGGGGGATTTTCTCGCCGGCGGCGACGTCGATGACATAGATGGTTAAATCTACTAACTCGGGGCTGAAGGTTGAGGCTAAGTTATCGCCGCCGCTCTCGACGAAGATCAAATCCAGGGGCTGCAAGCGCGTTTCTAATTCCTCGATGGCAACTAAATTAATGGAGGCATCTTCCCGGATGGCGGTATGAGGACACCCTCCCGTTTCTACCCCGAGGATGCGATCGCACCCCAGGGCCCCACTGCGCGTCAAGAACTGAGCGTCTTCTTGGGTGTAGATGTCATTGGTGACTACGGCAATGGAGTACTGCTGCCGCAGGGCCTTACACAGGGCGTCGACCAGGGCGGTCTTCCCGGAGCCCACGGGGCCTGCGATGCCAACACGAAAAGGAGTCATAGACGGTTATTCTCTTGTGTAGAAAGGGGGGCATGGATCTCGATAGTTATGATTCTAGGCTGCCAACCGAAGAATGCCATTCTAGTCTCATTTTTCCCTGTCTAACATGACGAGAAGTTGCCGCCTCCACCCTGCATCACATTTCTCCGGGTTTCCACCTCCTAACTCCTGAACAGGCGAGAATATAGAGTCTCATGGGTCATGCTGGCCAGGCTAGGTCCCCAACCGCTGACCACCAGTTGGTCGTCTGCCAGGGTGGGAATCGCCGCCGCCACCTGCGCCAGGGTGGGGGAGAGATCGAGGAGGAGCCGTTGGCCCACGGTTTGCCCCAGGGGCACGAGTCTGATCGCCGCATTGACCAGATTACTGGCCCAGCTCTGCAGATACCCCAGCATGGCATCCTCGGCATCGATCTGCCAGCGGACCGCCGCCATGGCAAATGCGATCGCAAAGTGACAGGGCCCCGCCACCGCCGTCACCCAAGGTGCTATATCTGGGTGTAGCGCCTCCAGGGTACGCACCAGGGCCCGTCCCATCTGCCAGCTCTGCTGTCTCAACTCAGCGGTCTCGCGCAGGGCCGACAGCCAGGCATTCCAATAGTCCAGGCGCTCTAGCTGATGGACCTGGAGGGCCTGGTATCCTCGCAGCATCACAGCTGCCTCCAGCCGCACCGCCCCGTAGCAGAGTTCCTGCTCCAGCCAGTGATATATCTGGTCTGGGGTCTGCAGCACCTGCCGTTGAATCAGGGTTTCCAACCCCTCCGAATAGCTAAAGGCCCCCACCGGCAGGGCTGGACTAGCCAGTTGCAACAGCCGCAACAGCGCCTGGGGATCAGTGGCCATGGTGCCCATAGGCTCCCGCTTCCGGCTCGAAGGCCGCCACCTCCGCCGTCACCTGCACCCCTAATTGCAGCAGCAGCTTCTCCAGGACGGGATCGGGTGTCAGCCGCAGATAGGTCGCCGTCACCTCCAAGGGCACGTGACGATTGCCCAAGTGGTAAGCTGCCCGCACCAGTTGCAACGGCGTGGTCGCCGTCACCGTCAACACCGGCTCTGGCTTGGCCACCACGGTAACTATAGTGTTCTCTGCCGTGGCCAAGCGATCACCGCCCCGCAACACCGTACCTCGCGGCAAATTTAGATACACGGGTCGACCATCGTCTGCCTGGAAACGATGACGCGATCGCACCCGTTCCGCCGCCGTTAACGACAAGGTCGTCGCCACAGGTCTCGACTCATCTGACGACACTCGGCGAATCAGCACTAACATCTCACCGGAATTTCCCGCCACACCTCTGATTTTACTGATTGATGGCCTGATTTTAAGTACCTATGCTGCCGCAGCAGCCCCAAACGCCCACATCAGTGGGCTTGACTCCCCTATCTCAGCTCAGCGTCCTGCCATGACCCCCCATTGATGTCCCAGACACTGGCCTATGGGATTAAGACAATTTGCAAACTGGCACGAAATCTCCGGAGTCAGGGGATTGAAGACTGATGTTCTCTATAGATGAACTTTAATTCACATCCGCGTGAACTTCAGATGAATCGACTGTTTGTTTTCCCTGGGCCCTACCCGTTCCTATGGACATCCAGGATGGTTATCAGGAACGTCAGATCTGGCCTTGGATGCGGTTTAGAGTGTTCTAGCTAAAACTCATCCCAGGGCTGGCTGAACCGGCCCAATAGGCTGAGTTCAATCGCCTAGATCAGAATATTTGTTGAGATGGAATACTCTTAGCCCCTAATTCCCCAGCGAGTCAATCCAGATCTTTTCACCAGACTCCCAATCGAGGTTGCACTACCCAGTAACCCACAACTGTCTGATGTATTTAGGTGTATTCAGGAAAGCCCCCCAATGAGCACACGTTTCGCCGCCCTCCCTTTCACGTCCCTACAGTCTGCCCCTTCTCTGCCCCCCAATCCCATGACAGCGTCCTCCAATGCATTAACCGCCGCGATTTTGGAGGGATTCAGTGATGGCCTCCTCCTCCTCACCGTAGAGGGTCGCTTGTTACATGCCAATCGCTTTGCCCAGCAGATCTGCCAGGAACTCACCCCAGAGCCAGACACCACCCCGCAGATACCAGAGCGGATTTGGCTACTATGCCACCAACTGATTGACAGCCGAGACTTATTTCCCGACAACATCATCGTGTTGGAAGATGAATTTACCAGTCCCACAGGGCGTATCATTAGAGCCCGAGTCCAGTGGTTCACCTCCAACGGCACTGATAGCCTACTCGTGACCCTAGAAGACCGGACACGACTCTCCAAGAGTGCTGCCCTCTTCGAAGCCCGACGGTTTCAATTGACCCCCCGGGAGACAGAGGTGTGGCTCCTGCGTAAAGCCAACAACAGCTATGAAGCCATTGCCAACCAACTCTTTATCACCATCAACACGGTGAAACGCCATCTCAAAGAGCATCCATGCTAAACGCAGCCAGGTCCTAGAAGAACAAGTCTCCTAAGCGGTCATTCTCGAGGCGGCGAACGCTGGCTCAGCTGATCCAAATCGTGGCGGATCTCCTGCCCTAAGGAGCGGTTATGGGGATCCGTACGCAAAGCCTTATGGAGATAGCGGTTTGCCTTCTCGTACTGTCCCTGGTGGAGCAAAGAACGGCCCCAGCGCTGGTAAGTAATGGCTTGCCACTGCCGTATTTCTAGATCTCGAGGCATACGTTGGGCCAAGGCTTCCACCAGAGCAATGGCCCGGGGAAAGCGCTGCTCCTTGAAAAACCGCTGCAGTTGCTCAAAGCTTTGCTGCTTTAGCCGCTGTTCTTCAGGGGAAAGGGTTGGATTCGGCTGCACCTGGGGAGGAGCCGCCGCTGCAGCATGCGGTTGTTCTGGCCTGACCGCAGTCCTATTGTCTACTGGAGCCTCTATCGGGGAGGGCAACACTTGGCTCAGGGCTCGATAGGCCTGAGTAATTTGAATGAAATGCTCGTGGGCTTGTCTATCATCTGGATTCACATCGGGATGATAGCGACGAGCCAACCGCCGATAGGAGGCCTTCACCTCTGCGAAGGAAGCTCCTGTCCTCAGCCCCAAAACCCGGTAGTGATCTGCAAGACTCATAGATCAAATGGCAGAATTGCTCAGAATTCTGCCATCATTTTGACGATTTACCTAATCCCTAGCATCGAGCTAGGCCTGCGTGGTAGCTAGTTCTTGGGTACGTTCTTCGATCATGCGATCGATCAGCCCATATTCCACGGCTTCTTCTGCGGACAAGAAGTAATCCCGATCGGTATCTTTCTCGATCTGTTGAATGGACTTGCCAGTATGGCGGGCCATCATTTCATTCAGTTCCTGGCGCACCCGCAGGATCTCCTTGGCCTCAATGGCAATGTCACTGGCTTGTAGGCGTTGGCGACCGGTCCCTCCCATGGGCTGATGAATCATGATCCGGGCATGGGGCAAGGCTAGGCGCTTACCAGGGCTGCCAGCGGCCAATAAAAAGGCTCCCATGGAAGCAGCCAAGCCGACGCAAATGGTAACGATGTCAGACTTGATGTACTGCATGGTGTCGTAGATAGCCATGCCCGCTGTCACAGAGCCCCCTGGCGAATTGATGTACAGGTAAATGGGCTTGGAGTTATCTTCCGAATCTAGATAGAGCATGGCGGCCACAATGGAGTTAGCTATGGTATCAGTGACCTCTTGCCCCAAGAAAATAATGCGCTCTTGGTTCAAGCGGGTGTAGATATCAATCCACTGGGTATATTGGCTTCCCGGTAAGCGATATGGAACTTTTGGCGTACCTATGGGCATAGTGCTTTCCCAACCTCAGACTAAGTCAATGGGGTATTCAATCAACAAGAGCAGGCTCTCAACCCAGAGCCAAACGGCTACCCGACCTCAGCGGGCATTTTGGGGAGTTCTTTGCGGCTTTCGAGGACGCGGTCGATGATGCCGTATTCCTTAGCTTCTTCGGGGTTCATATAGAACATCCGGTCGGCATCCTTTAGGATTTTGTCTAGGGATTGACCAGTATTCTTGGCCAGAATTTCCATCATGGCCCGCTTATTATGCAGAACCTCTTTGGCCCGAATCTCGATATCGCTTGCTTGTCCCTGAGCACCGCTGCGGGGCTGATGCAGCACAATGCGGCCATGGGGCAGACTGGCCCGAAAGCCTTTGGTGCCTGAGGCTAGGATGATAGCCGCCGACCCCATCGCCTGACCAATGCAGATGGTATGGATGGGCGGCTTAATGTAACTCATGGTGTCACAGATGGCAAAGGCTTCGGTGTCGTAGCCAATCATGTTGCCGTCATACCATGAGGTGCCCGTAGAGTTGATGTAAAAGTAAATGGGCTTATCGGGATCATCGAATTGCAGGTACAACAGCTGCGCAATGATCAACTCGGTGACATCAATGCCTACCTGCTGCTTCACATCATCAGAAGAGTACAGAGGTAAACCTAGATAGACAATCCGCTCTTTGAGTAAGAGCGAGGGTAAATCCGGGGGAGGAGTGCGGTAGTAAGCATCTCCGTAGTAGGGCGCTTGCACGGCTTTAATCGTCAACTCATAAACTGCACGGCGGCGCCTGGGGCGCTATCTTTTACCTATAGTAACGCGATGGTGAAGATTGCCAGGGATGGGGTAGTCAGGCGGATATCCTCACCCGGGAATGCCAGGATAGTATTACTACTGCTGCTGTGAAAGGTTGCGGTTATTTCTTCGTCCTCCAGGAGCCCTAAGTCATGAAAGTGGGTCTGCACGGTGCCTTTAATGATGCCCATGTGGATGGCGCCCAATCGGGTAGTCAACGGCAATTGGCCCTATCGGTTGCAGCCGTTGCCGATGCAGATCAACGCCAAGCTCCGCTCAATCTCTGTCTGATTCTGGATTACAGCGGCTCTATGAACGGGGCTCCGCTACAGACAGTACAGCAGGCAGCTTATACCATTGTCGATCATCTTGATGCCCAGGATTCGCTCTCGGTGGTGGGGTTCAATCACCAAGCTCATGTGCTGGTAGCGAGTCAGCCGGTGGCGGAACGCGATCGCATCAAGGGGCAGATCAGCCGCTTGCAGGCCAAGGGGGGCACAGCCATCGATGAAGGCCTCAAGTTAGGCATCGAAGAAGTGGCCAAGGGCAAGGAGCCCCACCGCATTTCTCAGATATTTTTGCTGACGGATGGAGAAAACGAACACGGTGACAACGATCGCTGCCTGAAGCTGTCTACCCTGGCGGCCGATTACAACCTCACCCTCAGCACCCTGGGGTTTGGCGATCACTGGAACCAAGATGTGCTAGAGCACTTAGCCGATGCCGGTGGCGGCAGTCTCTCCTACATTCAGAGCCCAGACGATGCCATGGCAGCCTTCAGTCGTCTATTTGACCGGGTTCAGTCTGTGGCATTAACCAATGCCTATCTCCACCTAGAGTTTGCATCAGGGGTGCGGCTGGCGGAGTTTAAGCCCATGGCCCAGGTCTCGCCGGAGACGGTGGAGTTATCGGTGACCACCGAGGGAAATCGGGCCGCGGTGCGGCTAGGGGATTTAATGGTTGACAGGCCCCGGGTAGTCTTGGCGAATCTCTACATTGACCAGCTGTCTACAGGTCAGCAAGCCGTGGTGCGGGCCCAAGTGCAGTACGACGTTCCTGGCCAAGGGCTGCTCGATCAGACCTCTGCCCCATTAACCCTATCGCTGGCGGTGCAGTCTGCCTATGAACCGGCCCCCGATGAGGAGGTACAGCAGTATGTCTGGGCTCTGGCCAAGTATCGCCAAACTCAGATTGCCGAGCAGAAATTGCGGCAGGGGGATCGCCAGGGGGCGGTTACCCTACTGCAATCAGCGGCTCAAACGGCTCTACAGATGGGGGATAGCAGTGCCGCCACGGTGCTGCAGGATAATGCCACTCGACTCCAGGCTGGCCAGGACCTGTCGGAGCGCGATCGCAAACAGACCCGCATCGTCTCCAAGACTCGCCTGCAATCCCATTAACCCCTCCATTAACCCCTCTAGTACTGCACCACAATGATTTTGATCGGTGCAGCATCTCCCCCTCTCCCCCTCCCCAGCTATGGACATCCACTGGCACCCCTTCACGGTACACAAGCGCATCCCCTTGACCATCAGTCGCGGCACCAGCCATGGCTCTACTAATATCTGGCTGCGGCTGCAGCAGGATGGCATCGAGGGCTGGGGGGAAGCCACGTCCTTTTCCATTGGGGAGCGGGGTCAATCTAGCGATGCGATCGCAACCGACCTCGCCTCCCTAGCCCCGGCTTTGAAGCCGTTGCATCCCTTAGATGGTCAATCCCTAGAGGATATCTTGAGCGAAGCCGGCGTCGGATCGGCCACCCGAGCCGCCCTCGACATTGCCCGCCACGACTGGCTGGGGAAACGGGCAGGCCTGCCCCTGTGGCAACTCTGGGGCCTCGATCGCCGCCGCATCGGTCCCACCTCCGTCACCATTGGTATCAGTTCCCCCGCCGCTGCCAGCCAGCGGTTGCAGGATTGGTTACAGCAGGGACCGATTCACGCCGTTAAAGTTAAATTAGGCAGCCCCGACGGCATCGTCGCCGATCAAGCCATGCTCTCTGCCCTGCGGTCTGCCCTGCCTGCGACGACCAAGGTCAGTGTGGATGCCAACGGTGGCTGGTCTCTGCCCCAGGCACTCACCATGGCCCAGTGGTTAGCCGACCAAGGGGTCAGCTACTTGGAGCAGCCCCTAGCCCCTGGGTGGGAAGCCGATTTATATCCCCTCCACCAAGCCTCACCCCTGCCTCTGTTTGTCGATGAGAGTTGCTTTACCAGCCAGGATATTCCGCCCCTGGCCGATCGAGTCCATGGCATTAACATTAAGCTGATGAAGTCCGGGGGCCTCAGCGAAGCCCTGCGCATGATCCACACGGCTCGGGCCTGTGGCCTGCAGGTCATGTTTGGCTGCTACTCCGATAGCAGCTTAGCTAATACCGCCCTGGCTCAGCTGTCTCCCCTGGCTACCCATCTGGATCTCGATAGCCATCTCAATCTCAAAGACGATCCCTTCAGCGGAGCAGATTTCCACGACGGCCACCTGATCCCCAACTCTCAACCCGGTCTAGGACTGAGTTACCATGCGCCTCACCCCTGAGCACCGTATCGCCTTGCTGATGCACGAAGGCACCCAAAGCCCTCGGGGTAAGACAGGGCTGGCTATGCTGCGGTATAGCCAGTTTCCGGTTGTCGCAGTCATCGACCATGATTGCGCCGGGCAATCCTTAGCCGCCGTAGCTGGCATTGCCAAACAGATCCCCATTGTGGCTTCCGTTGAGGACGCTTTAGCCTTTGGTCCCGACGTGTTAGCCATCGGCATTGCCCCCTCCGGTGGAGCCCTGCCAGCTCCCTGGCTGCAAGAGGTCAAGCAGGCTATCAACGCTGGCCTGTGTGTTGTCAACGGCCTGCATACTCCCATGGCCCAAGATCTGGAAATGACCCGGACACTCAATCCAGGTCAATGGATCTGGGATGTGCGACAAGAACCCCCAAGTCTGCAAGTTGGTTCAGCCCTAGCCCAGACCCTGCAATGCCGGCGAGTTTTAACGGTAGGCACTGATATGTCTGTCGGCAAGATGTCCACCAATCTAGAACTCCATCGAGCCAGCCTGAAGCGAGGCCTGCGCTCCAAGGTGATTGCGACGGGACAGACCAACCTGATGCTAGGGGATGATGGCATTCCATTAGATGCCGTCAGGGTAGACTTTGCCTCCGGCGCCGTCGAGCAACAGGTGATGCGCTACGGACCTGACCATGACATTCTCTATATCGAAGGCCAGGGATCTTTACTAAACCCGGCCTCTACGGCCACTCTGCCGCTGCTGCGGGGCGCCCAACCGACTCATCTAATTCTGGTCCATCGAGCCGGCCAAACCCATATTCGCAACTGTCCCCAGATTCCGGTTCCCCCTTTGCCCAAAGTCATTCACCTGTACGAAACCGTTGCCACCGCCGCTGGAGCCTTTAGTTTCACTAAGGTGGTTGGCATCGCCCTCAATACGGGCGATCTCGATCAAGGGGAGGCTGCGATCGCAATTCAATCTACCCAAGCAGCCACAGGCCTACCCTGCACCGACGTTTTCCGCTTTGGACCAACCCCGCTCCTAGAGGCTATTCTGGCCTGATACAGCTGGGAGCCACCATTGATTAGCTACCAGACCTATTTCTTCCGCAAGCGATAAGTAATACGCCCTTTCGTGAGGTCATAGGGGGTCAATTCCACCTTAACCCGATCCCCAGGCAAGATTTTGATGTAGTTTCGCCGGATTTTACCGGAAATATGGGCTAACACATTGAAGCCATTGTCCAAATCCACCCGAAACATGGCGTTAGGCAACGATTCTGTCACCGTTCCTTCCATCTCAATAAGATCTTGCTTAGACAAGTAGCTAATCTCCTTAACTGCGAACGACAAATAAAAATGCCCCGAAGCAAGCTCATCTAGTCCCCGTCTACTGACTGCATGCCTTGCGCCGCTGCTAACAGCGAGCAGCCCATAGCCATTTACAGTAGACCAGCGACCAGTAGCATCTCTACGGAGCCTTGAGTTGATTAGTATTGTTTTCTTAAGCCTAGCAAATAAGCGTTAATTTTCGTATCACTCTCGAGAACGACCCCGGGAGAAAACATAGCCCCCCTTTCGTTGGTTGTGCTCTGACCAGCACCTCTACAGCCGTCAACTAGCCCCTGCAATATCATCAGGCTGAATTAACTTAGTGAGCTCAGCGGTCACTGCCTCCATGATCTGATTACCATCTACAGAGATTAATTGCTGCCGCTGGCGATAAAAGTCGATCAGGGGCTCTGTCTGCTGTCGATAGACCTGTAATCGATGGCGAATCACCGCTTCAGTGTCATCTTTACGCCCCCGACTGAGTAATCTCACCAGCAGCACCTCGTCAGGCACCTCCAGATTTACAACGCAATCATAGGGCTGAGCCAACTCACTTAATAGGTCATCTAGAAACTCAGCTTGGGGAACATTACGGGGAAACCCGTCTAGAATCCAACCCGCTTGTGCGTCTGCTTGCAGAAGCCGTTCCCGAATTAATCCCAGCATCAATTGATCCGGAACCAACTCTCCAGCATGCATATAATGTTCAGCTTTCTTGCCTAGCTCTGTCTGCTGGCCAACGGCTGTCCGCAGAATAGCTCCCGTAGAAATATGAGGCAGCTGGCAAATGTCAGCCAGAATCTGCGCTTGAGTGCCTTTACCGGCTCCAGGAGGGCCCAAAAAAATCAGTCGTGTCACTATTGCTTCACCATCCCTTCGTAGCGCTGGGAGATCACATAGGTCTGAATCTGCTTGGCGGTATCGATGGCAACCCCCACCAAAATCAGCAGAGATGTCGCCCCTAACCCTCGGAAGGTTTGCACGCGCGTAGCACTCTCTACAGCACTGGGAATAACAGCTACTAACCCCAAGAAAATGGCGCCTAAAAAGGTTAGACGATTCAATACCCGCCCGATATACTCAGTGGTGGCTTTGCCGGGCCGGATACCCGG
This portion of the Halomicronema hongdechloris C2206 genome encodes:
- the urtC gene encoding urea ABC transporter permease subunit UrtC — protein: MTVNTSSQPRPSVSASRKRRLVIELGAIASIALVLALLMPLLLTGFRLGLLGRFLALAIVALGIDLIWGFTGLLSLGHGIFFALGGYAFAMHLQLNSLGEGQLPDFFGLYGVTQLPWFWQPFYSLPFTLIALGLVPAIVAGLLGYLVFRNRIRGVYFSILTQAALVVFFNFFNGQQKLINGTNGLKTDTSVFLGREVGSAAMQFIFYLVTVAALVLVYGLCRWLTSGRFGRLLVAIRDDENRVRFSGYNPAAFKVLVFAVSGGISGIAGALYTVQSGIISPQVMEIAFSIEMVIWVAVGGRATLVGAIFGAVLVNMARSLLSERFPDVWLFFQGALFLIVVTVLPDGIIGWLRRQFGLQVQRWLGLTSPTLLAQEAMAAEESSTNPLTEPQTLKEGQP
- the ureE gene encoding urease accessory protein UreE, whose amino-acid sequence is MLVLIRRVSSDESRPVATTLSLTAAERVRSRHRFQADDGRPVYLNLPRGTVLRGGDRLATAENTIVTVVAKPEPVLTVTATTPLQLVRAAYHLGNRHVPLEVTATYLRLTPDPVLEKLLLQLGVQVTAEVAAFEPEAGAYGHHGH
- the urtA gene encoding urea ABC transporter substrate-binding protein, with the translated sequence MTTRFGRRKFLAYGSATLGTAMLLKACGSAPTDSTGGEEDAPTAAADGDTIKVGILHSLSGTMAISETTVVDAEQLAIKEINANGGVLGKQIEAVLEDGASDWPTFAEKAEKLIDQDQVVTVFGCWTSASRKAVLPVFESKDHMLWYPVQYEGQECSKNIFYTGAAPNQQIEPAVDWLLENKGSDFFLVGSDYVFPRTANTIIKEQLKAKGGNTVGEDYLPLGNTEVTPIITKIKAALPEGGVIFNSLNGDSNVAFFKQLQGAGMTPDMYPVMSVSIAEEEVRQIGKEFLVGHYAAWNYFQTVETPENEQWVADFKAEYGDDRVTNDPMEAAYIMVYLWKQAVEAAGTTDLAAVREAAYGQEFAAPEGPVTMNPNHHISKTVRIGQVRDDGLFDIVSSTDGPVDPQPWNQYVPETQGFGCDWSDPAKGGKYEVEA
- a CDS encoding urease accessory protein UreF, with amino-acid sequence MGTMATDPQALLRLLQLASPALPVGAFSYSEGLETLIQRQVLQTPDQIYHWLEQELCYGAVRLEAAVMLRGYQALQVHQLERLDYWNAWLSALRETAELRQQSWQMGRALVRTLEALHPDIAPWVTAVAGPCHFAIAFAMAAVRWQIDAEDAMLGYLQSWASNLVNAAIRLVPLGQTVGQRLLLDLSPTLAQVAAAIPTLADDQLVVSGWGPSLASMTHETLYSRLFRS
- the ureG gene encoding urease accessory protein UreG, which translates into the protein MTPFRVGIAGPVGSGKTALVDALCKALRQQYSIAVVTNDIYTQEDAQFLTRSGALGCDRILGVETGGCPHTAIREDASINLVAIEELETRLQPLDLIFVESGGDNLASTFSPELVDLTIYVIDVAAGEKIPRKGGPGITSSDLLVINKIDLAPLVGADLGVMERDSRKMRGDKPFVFTNLKTQMGLDTIIDFIGCHGFVETEAKKLDSNV
- a CDS encoding ABC transporter permease subunit, which encodes MLEGLVGGLFNGISIGAVLLIVALGLAIVFGLMGVINLAHGELMMLGAYTTYVVQNGANGLGDWAVESYILVALPLAFLVAALVGLLLERSVIRFLYGRPLETLLATWGVSLILRQFVRSVNWPMVIGLGVFALLFGVGRWILSRYTDWARIARWANPVVSILSAAIALVAGLVVQGAGNPTFTRAWFSTRNVDVTPPSWLRGGVSLGATLQFPSARLFIIALTILCLVAVYWFLNGTTWGLKMRSVTQNRAMSACLGIPTEQVDALTFALGSGLAGIAGCAVTLLGSVGPNLGGNYIVDAFMVVVVGGVGKLVGSIVAALLIGIVTYLVGSGTVALLLTGNEALQPVTDFFTFFATTSMAKVMVFALIIAFLQVRPAGLFPQKGRSVEA